One Carassius carassius chromosome 28, fCarCar2.1, whole genome shotgun sequence genomic window carries:
- the aldh3a2a gene encoding aldehyde dehydrogenase family 3 member A2a isoform X1 — MSREQQAVQQARKAFLTGRSKPLDYRIKQLQNLKRFIKEKTTDIASAMRKDLHKTANATHLFEILGLEGEINLAVSKLAEWAAPRPVNKNLVTIADDVYIQPEPLGVVLIIGAWNYPITVTLQPLVGAIAAGNAAVVKPSEVSSHTAKVMELLSLYLDPEMYQVVTGGVAETQVLLKQRFDHIFYTGSSTVGKLVMEAAAHHLTPVTLELGGKSPCYIDKNCDIRIACRRITWGKYMNCGQTCIAPDYILCESSIQDKVINEIQKCIQVCFYVDAIALLTMGPFVFIVLFIFLQEFYTNDPKSFADYGRIINQRHFKRIMALTEGSTVAIGGDSDESECYIAPTVLRDVTPGSKVMQEEIFGPILPIVIVNGLKEAIQFINEREKPLALYIFSSSKKVIKQMISETSSGALVANDCLVHFTISDLPFGGVGNSGTGCYHGKYSFDQLSHLRSCLIKKLNMEGVNQMRYPPHTTEKLRWARVLLLKQVNLARWRQVAQVAMFAALAAFVVQRFLRQ, encoded by the exons ATGTCTCGGGAGCAGCAGGCTGTCCAGCAGGCCAGGAAGGCTTTCTTAACTGGAAGATCTAAACCCCTAGACTACAGAATTAAACAACTTCAAAACTTAAAGCGATTCATTAAGGAAAAAACAACAGACATTGCCAGTGCCATGAGAAAAGACCTCCATAAG ACTGCTAATGCAACACATTTGTTTGAGATCCTTGGCTTGGAGGGAGAAATCAATCTGGCTGTCAGCAAGCTGGCTGAGTGGGCAGCTCCTCGTCCTGTGAATAAAAACCTTGTCACCATTGCAGATGATGTGTACATACAGCCAGAGCCTCTTGGTGTTGTGCTTATCATTGGGGCATGGAACTATCCAATAACAGTTACCCTGCAGCCCCTTGTGGGTGCCATTGCTGCAG GTAATGCTGCAGTTGTGAAACCTTCAGAAGTGAGCTCCCACACAGCCAAAGTTATGGAGCTCCTGTCTCTCTACTTGGACCCT GAGATGTATCAGGTTGTGACAGGAGGGGTTGCAGAGACCCAGGTGCTGCTGAAGCAGCGTTTCGACCACATCTTCTACACCGGGAGCAGCACGGTGGGGAAACTGGTGATGGAAGCTGCAGCTCATCATCTCACACCAGTGACTTTAGAACTGGGTGGAAAAAGCCCTTGTTATATTGACAAAAACTGTGACATCAGAATTGCCTGCCG CCGCATCACTTGGGGGAAGTACATGAACTGCGGCCAGACCTGCATTGCACCTGATTACATCCTCTGTGAATCCAGCATCCAAGACAAAGTGATTAATGAGATCCAGAAATGTATCCAGGTTTGTTTTTATGTAGATGCTATTGCTCTTTTGACAATGGGACCTTTTGTCTTCATtgtcttatttattttcttgcaggAGTTTTATACGAATGACCCCAAGAGCTTTGCAGACTATGGACGAATTATTAACCAGCGGCATTTTAAGAGGATAATGGCACTTACAGAGGGTAGCACAGTGGCTATTGGAGGAGACAGCGATGAATCAGAGTGTTATATTG CTCCTACTGTTTTGAGGGATGTTACACCAGGATCTAAAGTGATGCAGGAAGAGATCTTTGGGCCAATTCTACCCATCGTTATTGTTAACGGCTTAAAAGAAGCCATTCAGTTCATCAACGAACGAGAAAAGCCTTTGGCACTCTACATTTTCTCTTCCAGTAAAAAG GTCATTAAACAGATGATATCAGAGACATCTAGTGGAGCTCTTGTAGCCAATGACTGTCTGGTGCATTTCACCATAAGTGATTTGCCTTTTGGTGGGGTTG GGAATAGTGGAACTGGTTGCTACCATGGCAAATACAGTTTCGATCAGCTGAGTCACCTTCGCAGCTGTCTTATTAAGAAGCTGAACATGGAGGGAGTGAATCAGATGCGCTACCCACCCCATACAACGGAGAAGTTACGCTGGGCCCGTGTTTTACTCTTGAAGCAAGTTAATCTGGCTCGCTGGCGTCAGGTGGCTCAGGTTGCTATGTTTGCTGCACTGGCAGCCTTTGTGGTGCAG AGGTTTTTGCGGCAATGA
- the aldh3a2a gene encoding aldehyde dehydrogenase family 3 member A2a isoform X2, translated as MSREQQAVQQARKAFLTGRSKPLDYRIKQLQNLKRFIKEKTTDIASAMRKDLHKTANATHLFEILGLEGEINLAVSKLAEWAAPRPVNKNLVTIADDVYIQPEPLGVVLIIGAWNYPITVTLQPLVGAIAAGNAAVVKPSEVSSHTAKVMELLSLYLDPEMYQVVTGGVAETQVLLKQRFDHIFYTGSSTVGKLVMEAAAHHLTPVTLELGGKSPCYIDKNCDIRIACRRITWGKYMNCGQTCIAPDYILCESSIQDKVINEIQKCIQEFYTNDPKSFADYGRIINQRHFKRIMALTEGSTVAIGGDSDESECYIAPTVLRDVTPGSKVMQEEIFGPILPIVIVNGLKEAIQFINEREKPLALYIFSSSKKVIKQMISETSSGALVANDCLVHFTISDLPFGGVGNSGTGCYHGKYSFDQLSHLRSCLIKKLNMEGVNQMRYPPHTTEKLRWARVLLLKQVNLARWRQVAQVAMFAALAAFVVQRFLRQ; from the exons ATGTCTCGGGAGCAGCAGGCTGTCCAGCAGGCCAGGAAGGCTTTCTTAACTGGAAGATCTAAACCCCTAGACTACAGAATTAAACAACTTCAAAACTTAAAGCGATTCATTAAGGAAAAAACAACAGACATTGCCAGTGCCATGAGAAAAGACCTCCATAAG ACTGCTAATGCAACACATTTGTTTGAGATCCTTGGCTTGGAGGGAGAAATCAATCTGGCTGTCAGCAAGCTGGCTGAGTGGGCAGCTCCTCGTCCTGTGAATAAAAACCTTGTCACCATTGCAGATGATGTGTACATACAGCCAGAGCCTCTTGGTGTTGTGCTTATCATTGGGGCATGGAACTATCCAATAACAGTTACCCTGCAGCCCCTTGTGGGTGCCATTGCTGCAG GTAATGCTGCAGTTGTGAAACCTTCAGAAGTGAGCTCCCACACAGCCAAAGTTATGGAGCTCCTGTCTCTCTACTTGGACCCT GAGATGTATCAGGTTGTGACAGGAGGGGTTGCAGAGACCCAGGTGCTGCTGAAGCAGCGTTTCGACCACATCTTCTACACCGGGAGCAGCACGGTGGGGAAACTGGTGATGGAAGCTGCAGCTCATCATCTCACACCAGTGACTTTAGAACTGGGTGGAAAAAGCCCTTGTTATATTGACAAAAACTGTGACATCAGAATTGCCTGCCG CCGCATCACTTGGGGGAAGTACATGAACTGCGGCCAGACCTGCATTGCACCTGATTACATCCTCTGTGAATCCAGCATCCAAGACAAAGTGATTAATGAGATCCAGAAATGTATCCAG gAGTTTTATACGAATGACCCCAAGAGCTTTGCAGACTATGGACGAATTATTAACCAGCGGCATTTTAAGAGGATAATGGCACTTACAGAGGGTAGCACAGTGGCTATTGGAGGAGACAGCGATGAATCAGAGTGTTATATTG CTCCTACTGTTTTGAGGGATGTTACACCAGGATCTAAAGTGATGCAGGAAGAGATCTTTGGGCCAATTCTACCCATCGTTATTGTTAACGGCTTAAAAGAAGCCATTCAGTTCATCAACGAACGAGAAAAGCCTTTGGCACTCTACATTTTCTCTTCCAGTAAAAAG GTCATTAAACAGATGATATCAGAGACATCTAGTGGAGCTCTTGTAGCCAATGACTGTCTGGTGCATTTCACCATAAGTGATTTGCCTTTTGGTGGGGTTG GGAATAGTGGAACTGGTTGCTACCATGGCAAATACAGTTTCGATCAGCTGAGTCACCTTCGCAGCTGTCTTATTAAGAAGCTGAACATGGAGGGAGTGAATCAGATGCGCTACCCACCCCATACAACGGAGAAGTTACGCTGGGCCCGTGTTTTACTCTTGAAGCAAGTTAATCTGGCTCGCTGGCGTCAGGTGGCTCAGGTTGCTATGTTTGCTGCACTGGCAGCCTTTGTGGTGCAG AGGTTTTTGCGGCAATGA